The Oncorhynchus kisutch isolate 150728-3 linkage group LG14, Okis_V2, whole genome shotgun sequence genomic sequence cacacacacacacacacacacacacacacacacacacacacacacacacacacacacacacacactctctctttccaccctTTGTCTTATTTTGAAAATAATATGGGTCTTGAATATGCTTTAGAATGTTTCTATGTCACAATTGCACattacaaatgaatgaatgaatgaaggtTGCATTATTTTGTATACACTGTGTTTTCTGTGAGAGGTCTGCAGCAAGCATGGCACTATTGCTACtctatagctcagttggtagaggattgtgcttgcaatgccaggatagtgggttcaagTCCCAATACCACTCATATGTGAAATGTGTGCATGAGTGTAAGTCACTttagataaaagtgtctgctgaatgacatatacaggtaactgccagaataatggaaacacttgattaaatgagggatacaaactacattgaaagcaggtgctcCCACACAGGTCTGGTTtttgagttaattaagcaattaacatcccttcatgcttagggtcatgtataaaattgctgggcaggccattattttggctaccatggcatAGGATGACAaggcccccatccacagggcacgagtggtcactgaatcgTTTGATGAGCATGACAACCATGATAACCATGTCAACCATATCCCATGGCCATCTCAgacaccagatctcaacccaattgaacacttattggCGACTAACACCATCaataaaacaccaaattatggaatttctggtggaagaatggtgttgcatccctccaatagagtttgagacacttgtagaatctatgtgaAGGTGCATTGAAGTcgttctggctcgtggtgcccCAATGCCCTATTgttggggtttcctttattttggcagttacctgtatatataACTATGTCAGTGTGGTTTGATGAGTGTTATTcaggaaacacacacaggtcCTGCTTGGCTGTCCCTGATCATTCCCGCTGGTTATTCTCACCTTTCAGAGAGCCTGTCCACAGCTCTATTTTTAATCCAAtcacacagagtgagtgagtgtgtctttCTGACccgatctatctctctctctctctctctctctcgccctctctctctctctctctctctctctctctctctctctccctctctctctctctcctctctctctctctctctctccctctctctctctctctctctctctctctctctctctctctctctctttctctctctctctctctctctctctctctctctctctctctctctctgtctctctctccctctctccccccccctctctctctctctctgtctgtctctctccccctctccccccccccccccccccccccccctctctctctctctgagtttgtctgtctgtccgtccttcCCCCCGTCCGTCCGTTTCACCATCGCACACCCAGGAGGTCCAGTAGCACCGTTTTGTTCAGCGAGTAACTTGTTTTTCACTTTTGAATAATACTCAAGCTTTCATTTAGCGACATCTCATCTCTGTTTCTATGTTCCAGAGATAGCCATATGCAAATATCATAGCCTCAGGAGATATATTTTTTTCACATGAACAACACACTTATATTATGTATTTATAAGGACCAGAAACCATCCGGACTAAGATGaatgagagatagaggagagaggaggaaaagagggagaagaaagaagaGAAGGTGGaggtggaagaagagagagacaggtaagaCGCTACTCTGCCTGCTGGCTATATTTTAATGAGCGCTCTCCCCCATTGGTGTAcattagcagagagagagagagagagagagagagagagagagagagagagagagagagggagagagagagagagagagagagagagagagagatagagagagagagagagagaaaaattttGGGGGGGAGGAACAGTGGCATCAGTATGATAGCACTTGGCCACATGGTGGCGCTGTGGCAAACATACTAGACAACACTTTACCAATTTGATATAGAATGATATAACTTAGATGGCATGCTTTAAGTTATGTCTTTTTCATTCCCACGGTGCCCAACAGGTGACTAAGTGAGTTTCTATTATTTCTGCTTGcagctctctttttctttctttcttatgtCACTAAGTGATTCAAGTTAATATTAACATAGAGAAAGAAATACACATGAACATTTCCTTTGgattaaaaaaaacaatatttttatTCCATTTGATAAATGCTTAATTAAAATGATGAAAAGACGTCATGTTTTTATTGATTCTTTACTGCTCTATGTCACAAAAAGGTTGAAGAATGACTTAAATACACCTTTCTTTTTCTTGGGAACAAGACGTGCCTGCCACCTCGCCTCCGCCTCTCTACTCTTCTGCTCCTCCCGTTCCTTTgccatctcctccctcttcttatcttccagtctcttcctctccttctccctccttttctcctcctcccactgcctctCCCACTCAGAGCCAGTCTCCTCATATGAACTCACCGATATTGCTGACTCATTTcctgaggctgtgtgtgttgtcctgttgACAGGGAAGCCCCCCTGAACAACGTACTCCTTCCTCCTGTTCTCCCTCAACTCCTTTagttgctgttgctgttgctcctcctcctcctccttcctcaagTCACTGAAAAAAACAGCCCACTGGTGCTGCTGTTCTGCGTCCATTTTGGTTGCCTCAGATCTCTTCCTGTCCTCCGCTTTAGCCTTCTTCCAGGATTCCTGCAGGACTGTCAGGCTCACCTGTTCCGTTAAATTGACGGATTCATATATTTTAGATTTAcgtgtttacatgactattggGCAAGAAGTGCAATCACACACAATGAAATTGGGACTGAAATggtttgaatatatatataaataaaagggTTGGAGAAACAAGGGTCATGGAAAGCTTTACCTGCTCTAGTagcttcttctcctcctctttcctcttgtcctcctccctattcctcaGGCGCtcttcttccttcttcttctcctccattCTCACCCTTTTCTCCTCCTTCTGCCTCTCTTCCAGCTCTttctgtttcttcttcttcaATTTCGCCGACACAATCTCTTCCTCCTCACTGTCCACATCCCAGTCGCTCAGTTCTGTCTCTGTTGTAGTCTGCTTTTCTTGCTTTGTCTCTTTTGTCTTTTTGCTACTTTGTTCATCCTCAGACTTCTTCTTCACCACCTCGCTCTTCTGTCTCTTATTCATCTTCAAGTTCACCGCCACAATCTCTTCCTCCTCACTGTCCACATCCCAGTCACTCAGTTCTGTCTCTGTTGAAGTCTGCTTTTCTTGCTTTGTCTCTTTTGTCTTTTTCCCACTCTGTTCATCCTCagacttcttcttctcctcctctatcaCCCGCTTAGCCTCtatttccctcttcctctccaactTTATTTCCTTCTCCTCAGACGCCTCCTTTTTCTCTACTCTCCCAGCCTTCTCACTCCTCCTTTCCTTGTCCGTCTCTTTCAGGCTGACTCTGTCCTCAGACATCTCTCTGTTGTCTTCTACCAAACCAACTGCCTCACGTTCAATGTTACCATCAATCCCAGTTTCTCgactcttcctctccccctctctctgtcccttcccttctctctcactcaaccTCTCACTCACACTCAGTATCTCGTCCTTCTTGTCCCCCTCCTCGAATTGCCTCTTTTCTTCCTCTCTTCGAATGTCATTCTGTGTTTTCTCCTCATCTGCTTTCTGcgaaagaggaggggaagagacagagagaaagaaggagataaAAAAAGAGGACAATGCAACTAATCAGTAAACAAACTACAGATTGAATGTTCGTTTTCTTTTTACATGTGAGATGTACAAAAGTCATACAGCACTTCCCCACTCTACAACACACATAAAGACAGATGAGATGAATAAATTGTGTCCTGCCCTTTGCAATCCCGTGGTAACAAAGTGTCTACATTTAGCCACCCATACAGACCCTATGGCCAAGCTGCAAGTGTAACTGAGAGGTGTTTTCTCTTACCACAGAGCATTTCTGTCTGCCTTGGTCGGCGCTCTGCTTAACACTTCTCTTCACTTCCTGGTTCTCGCTCTGAGTTTCCATTCTCACTACCTGGTTCTGAGCCTTGCTCTGGACTTCCATATTTAGTCCCTGGTTCTGAGCCTTGCTCTGGACTTCCATATTTAGTCCCTGGTTCTGAGCCTTGCTCTGGACTTCCATATTTAGTCCCTGGTTCTGAGCCTTGCTCTGGACTTCCATATTTGGTCCCAGGTTCTCTAGCTTGCTCTGGAACATCCTTAGTGACTTTCTCTCCTTCCTGATTTGTTCAGCCTCGGACCTGAGAGAGAACACCTTCCTGTTCACAGACATCACTCTGTGGTCAACCTCCTTTCTCTTCACcactatctccctctccatcctgcgcacctctctctcccttctgtccgCATCCATTTTTTGCCTGGCCAGATGGgccctctctctcgttttctcctcatcctcccttttcttttcctccctctccttgtTTCTCAGGAAGGTTtccctttctcttttctcttcgtGGGAACGGATACGCTGCATTTCCACAAGCATCTGGTATcttttctcttcctccttcctctgaccATGGCTCTggcttttctccttccctctcgctcCGTCTCCTTGGCAGCAGCGGCACCCCTCATtcatctcctccacccctcttcctctccttccatctccctcctcGTCACTCCTCTTTTTCACCCCGGTGTTTTCCGTCCTCCGCTCCTCTCCGTCCATCTCTCTCGCCACCTGATCGCTGGCGGGGTCGTCCGTCTCTCTGAGGTTCTCAATGACTCTCCTCCTCTGAGGAAGGTCCATAATCAGCAGCTTGAACACCTTAGTaataataacaaaaacatttttatgagCAAAGTATTTAGGCATCACACTCAAAAAGTGAACTTtaacaaaaacctgtttttaacATGTAACAACATCATGAAAAACAACCATTTGAAATACATATGCACTTCTTATGCTCTGGCAAAACGTTCAGGAATGAGTTGGCACCTTGAGATAAAGGAACTGGTATTACTATTTAGTGGAGCTATTAACCCTCCTACCATGTTGCCGGGTCAATTTGAACCATTTCCACTTTTGAGTTGTCTAAAATACCAgttcccctctctttttctccatgaAATTAAAAGACCTCTACTCATTTAGGGTCATGAACCTAACTTCACAATGTGGACACTGGTGTGTTGTGGAATGTCTGTGTAGATGTTGTA encodes the following:
- the LOC116353448 gene encoding golgin subfamily A member 6-like protein 22, whose translation is MKFLTEKEGEEAWKDFFDSHLQEKLFEERRWTEKKLSNRKREVESWIVEIQQEWRLREKAQRNMVFKLLIMDLPQRRRVIENLRETDDPASDQVAREMDGEERRTENTGVKKRSDEEGDGRRGRGVEEMNEGSEAEQIRKERKSLRMFQSKLENLGPNMEVQSKAQNQGLNMEVQSKAQNQGLNMEVQSKAQNQGLNMEVQSKAQNQKADEEKTQNDIRREEEKRQFEEGDKKDEILSVSERLKDNREMSEDRVSLKETDKERRSEKAGRVEKKEASEEKEIKLERKREIEAKRVIEEEKKKSEDEQSGKKTKETKQEKQTSTETELSDWDVDSEEEEIVAVNLKMNKRQKSEVVKKKSEDEQSSKKTKETKQEKQTTTETELSDWDVDSEEEEIVSAKLKKKKQKELEERQKEEKRVRMEEKKKEEERLRNREEDKRKEEEKKLLEQVSLTVLQESWKKAKAEDRKRSEATKMDAEQQHQWAVFFSDLRKEEEEEQQQQQLKELRENRRKEESITLIPSGRRCSDSRVRQKSGEEEKRWRKGEREPGRRSGAVPDRGLRDVTRQGQSSTRHRPPRLKKAGNQEGKRRGPSHLK